A genomic region of Mesorhizobium sp. NZP2077 contains the following coding sequences:
- a CDS encoding ribulose-phosphate 3-epimerase, whose amino-acid sequence MTSKPLSGPAAIAALPRDRLIAEFSLWSANLANFESDLRRIEPHVDLHHIDVADGHFAPSFLFFPDLVARIAGLTAKPIHVHLMVDAGIVEAQTRQFIEAGADMISIHAENGEAGLRAVRLARELGAEAGIVLRLETPVEAVTPFVSEVAFVTLLGTAIGVKGRSLSVKACDRLGATRAILRKAGREDAVVLAADGGIRHETVPLLRAAGAETVVLGSLAFGDKDLAGRIGWLHGLKVAA is encoded by the coding sequence ATGACTTCAAAGCCCCTGTCAGGCCCCGCCGCCATCGCCGCATTGCCGCGCGATCGCTTGATCGCCGAATTTTCGCTCTGGTCGGCCAATCTCGCCAATTTTGAGAGCGATTTGAGGCGTATCGAACCTCATGTCGATCTGCATCACATCGATGTCGCGGATGGCCATTTCGCGCCGTCCTTCCTGTTCTTCCCCGATCTCGTCGCCCGCATAGCCGGGCTGACGGCCAAACCCATCCATGTCCACCTGATGGTCGATGCTGGAATCGTCGAGGCGCAGACGCGCCAGTTCATCGAGGCCGGCGCCGACATGATCAGCATCCATGCCGAAAACGGGGAAGCGGGATTGCGCGCCGTGCGGCTGGCTCGTGAACTCGGCGCCGAGGCCGGAATCGTGCTCAGGTTGGAGACGCCCGTCGAGGCGGTGACACCTTTCGTTTCCGAGGTCGCCTTCGTCACGCTTCTTGGAACCGCGATCGGGGTCAAGGGCCGGAGCCTGTCGGTGAAGGCCTGCGACAGGCTGGGCGCCACCCGTGCGATCCTGAGAAAGGCCGGTCGCGAGGACGCCGTCGTGCTTGCAGCCGATGGCGGCATCCGCCACGAGACCGTGCCGTTGCTGCGTGCCGCCGGCGCCGAAACCGTTGTTCTCGGTTCGCTCGCCTTTGGCGACAAGGATCTCGCCGGTCGCATCGGCTGGCTGCATGGGCTGAAGGTTGCCGCATGA
- a CDS encoding sugar phosphate isomerase/epimerase, with protein MRLGIFAKTFSGTEPAAVLAAVKQAGYETTQFNPACAGLPSMPDAVPDTAILDIRAAARSSGVSLAALSGTYNMAHPDKAVRDYGLRRLAVVIEMAAALGIPLVTLCTGSRNAADQWAFHPDNTTPAAWSDMAVEMEKALALAEEAGVDLGIEPEQANIVTSASDATRLIDDMGSKRLKIVLDPANLFEHATPDEARAIVAAAIDEAAGHIAMAHAKDRHGDGRFATSGQGIVDFPDFVARLKAVGFDGALVTHGLSADEAPGVAAFLRGLLR; from the coding sequence ATGCGTCTGGGCATCTTCGCCAAGACTTTTTCGGGCACCGAACCGGCCGCGGTGCTGGCTGCGGTGAAACAGGCCGGCTATGAGACGACGCAGTTCAATCCCGCCTGCGCCGGCCTGCCGTCGATGCCGGATGCCGTGCCAGATACAGCCATTCTAGACATCCGTGCCGCCGCGCGATCGTCTGGTGTTTCGCTCGCTGCTCTGTCGGGCACCTACAACATGGCGCATCCCGACAAGGCGGTGCGCGATTACGGTCTTCGCCGTCTCGCCGTCGTCATCGAGATGGCGGCAGCCCTCGGCATCCCGCTGGTCACGCTCTGCACCGGCTCGCGCAATGCCGCCGATCAATGGGCATTTCATCCCGACAACACGACCCCGGCCGCCTGGTCAGACATGGCCGTTGAGATGGAGAAGGCGCTGGCGCTGGCCGAGGAGGCCGGCGTCGATCTCGGTATCGAGCCCGAACAAGCCAATATCGTCACTTCGGCAAGCGACGCGACACGCCTGATAGACGACATGGGTTCTAAGCGTCTCAAGATCGTGCTGGATCCGGCGAACCTTTTCGAGCACGCGACGCCGGACGAGGCGCGTGCGATCGTCGCCGCTGCGATCGACGAAGCCGCCGGCCACATCGCCATGGCGCATGCCAAGGACCGCCATGGTGACGGCCGCTTCGCCACATCAGGGCAAGGCATCGTGGACTTCCCTGATTTCGTCGCGCGGCTAAAGGCGGTAGGCTTCGATGGGGCACTCGTCACCCACGGGCTGTCCGCCGATGAAGCTCCGGGCGTTGCCGCCTTCCTGCGAGGGCTGCTCCGATGA
- a CDS encoding ABC transporter ATP-binding protein: protein MAEVVLENICKTYGNNFHAIDQLNLSVEDGEFLILVGPSGCGKSTALRMIAGLEDITSGSLRIGGTDVVDMPPKDRDIAMVFQSYALYPHMTVFENIAFSMRLAGKPKAERKKRVDEIAKTLQLTSLLDSKPANLSGGQRQRVAMGRAMVREPAAFLMDEPLSNLDAKLRVQMRAEITRLQKQLGVTTIYVTHDQTEAMTMGDRVAVLKGGVLQQVDTPKRLYESPVNAFVAGFIGSPSMNLFEATMTGGELMSGAFAIRLQDAAFVRRPGLKSYAGRKVVFGIRPEDLYDSSLESGRKYQTIPAKVTSIEELGSEHIVHLNIDAIRVDSGDPDAVQDFGLTSNAVARFEPDSAVRSGSAIRLALDDTKLHFFDPETHLAI, encoded by the coding sequence ATGGCAGAAGTCGTTCTTGAGAATATCTGCAAGACCTACGGGAACAATTTTCACGCAATCGACCAATTGAACCTGTCGGTCGAGGACGGTGAGTTTTTGATTCTCGTCGGGCCGTCCGGCTGTGGAAAATCCACCGCGTTGCGGATGATCGCGGGATTAGAGGACATCACCAGTGGCAGCCTTCGGATCGGTGGTACCGACGTCGTCGACATGCCGCCCAAGGACCGCGACATCGCGATGGTCTTCCAGAGCTACGCCCTTTACCCGCATATGACGGTGTTCGAAAACATCGCCTTTTCGATGCGGCTGGCAGGCAAGCCGAAGGCCGAACGCAAGAAGCGCGTCGACGAGATCGCCAAGACCCTTCAGCTGACGTCTCTGCTGGACAGCAAACCCGCCAACCTTTCCGGCGGACAGCGTCAAAGGGTTGCCATGGGCCGCGCCATGGTGCGCGAGCCGGCCGCCTTTCTCATGGACGAACCGCTTTCCAATCTGGACGCGAAACTGCGCGTGCAAATGCGAGCCGAAATAACCCGCCTGCAAAAGCAGCTCGGCGTGACGACCATTTACGTGACCCACGACCAGACCGAAGCCATGACGATGGGGGACAGGGTCGCCGTGCTGAAGGGCGGCGTGCTGCAGCAGGTCGACACACCCAAGAGGCTCTACGAATCGCCGGTGAACGCCTTCGTTGCCGGCTTTATCGGTTCTCCCTCGATGAACCTTTTCGAGGCGACCATGACGGGCGGCGAACTGATGTCAGGCGCCTTTGCCATTCGGCTGCAGGATGCAGCCTTCGTGCGCAGGCCGGGTTTGAAGTCGTATGCGGGGCGCAAGGTCGTGTTCGGGATACGACCGGAGGATCTCTATGACAGCAGCCTCGAATCCGGCCGCAAGTATCAGACGATACCGGCAAAGGTGACCTCGATCGAAGAACTCGGGTCGGAACATATCGTCCATCTCAACATCGACGCGATCCGGGTGGACTCCGGCGACCCCGACGCGGTGCAGGATTTCGGCCTGACGTCGAATGCGGTGGCGAGATTCGAACCGGACAGCGCAGTCCGCTCCGGTTCGGCAATCCGGTTGGCCCTGGATGATACCAAGCTCCATTTCTTCGATCCCGAGACGCATCTGGCGATCTGA
- a CDS encoding PfkB family carbohydrate kinase, which yields MPTVPSILGFGAIAIDDIVYVDQPLSAGKGKVLQSARAFGGNVATALAAVARLGGRAGVVGWLGSAADDAVLCDLVASGVETAFAPRHAEARPVRSRITVGSDGERFIAYDDEAMLGTAPDFPDEVLSRATVLIVDSYAIRSLDVVARARDLGLAILGDIEWSSGPATDRLIALCDHLILPLGFARTATGCRSPAEMLDALWSPSRSAVVLTDGGRGVYYRGRGETGLWHLPPHRVVVVDSTGAGDCFHGAYAHALTRGADTAGRVAFAAAAAALSITGRGGREALPTGDQVTELLASTNAPSAVELNYAQLDTGT from the coding sequence ATGCCCACCGTCCCTTCCATCCTCGGCTTCGGAGCTATTGCGATCGACGACATCGTCTATGTCGATCAGCCGTTGTCGGCGGGCAAGGGGAAGGTTCTGCAAAGTGCTCGGGCTTTCGGGGGAAATGTCGCGACGGCACTTGCCGCCGTCGCGCGCCTCGGCGGCCGCGCCGGGGTCGTCGGATGGCTGGGCAGTGCCGCCGACGACGCCGTGTTGTGCGATCTCGTTGCGAGCGGCGTTGAAACCGCATTCGCGCCGCGCCACGCCGAGGCGCGCCCGGTACGCTCGCGCATCACGGTCGGCTCGGACGGAGAGCGGTTCATCGCGTATGACGACGAAGCGATGCTGGGCACCGCGCCGGACTTTCCGGACGAGGTTCTTAGCCGCGCGACCGTGCTGATCGTCGATAGCTATGCGATCCGGTCGCTGGATGTCGTGGCTCGGGCTCGCGATCTCGGCCTTGCGATCCTCGGCGATATCGAATGGAGCAGCGGCCCGGCCACGGACCGGCTAATCGCGCTCTGCGACCATCTCATTCTTCCGCTCGGCTTTGCGCGGACCGCTACGGGTTGCCGATCGCCCGCCGAGATGCTCGATGCATTGTGGTCGCCGTCGCGATCCGCCGTGGTTCTGACCGATGGCGGCAGGGGCGTGTACTATCGCGGACGCGGTGAGACAGGGCTCTGGCACCTGCCTCCGCACCGGGTTGTCGTCGTTGACTCGACCGGTGCCGGTGACTGCTTTCATGGCGCCTATGCCCATGCATTGACGCGCGGTGCCGACACCGCTGGCCGGGTGGCATTCGCTGCCGCAGCGGCGGCCCTTTCGATAACGGGGCGTGGCGGGCGCGAGGCGCTTCCGACCGGCGACCAGGTCACGGAACTCTTGGCGTCGACGAACGCGCCGTCGGCAGTCGAACTGAACTATGCGCAACTAGATACCGGAACATAG
- a CDS encoding carbohydrate ABC transporter permease, translated as MRKRHTSKDRLITVALHVALAAGLFFAAFPIYWMLSSSFKSNTEIFALPPTILPKAFTLEAYAAILGDPVKLRFFFNSYFVAGTVTVLTVLIALLAAYGFSRFNFRGKGSLNTLIISTQTIPPITLLIPFFGLVVSYGIFDTYVALILTYLVFTLPYAILLMTGYLNTLPRDLDEAVAVDGGTSWTALWRVVVPISLPGIVATSVYTFLLCWNEFLFALTLTKSTSMRTVPIGIQLLMGQHAFEWNQMMAMSVLGSLPLLIIYLVAQRYFLAGMTAGSVK; from the coding sequence ATGAGGAAAAGGCATACGTCGAAAGACAGGCTGATCACCGTCGCGCTCCACGTAGCGCTTGCAGCGGGGCTCTTTTTCGCGGCATTCCCGATCTACTGGATGCTGAGCAGTTCGTTCAAATCGAATACCGAAATCTTTGCCCTGCCGCCAACCATCCTGCCCAAGGCCTTCACGCTGGAAGCTTACGCAGCCATCCTTGGCGACCCGGTAAAGCTGCGCTTCTTCTTCAACAGCTATTTCGTGGCGGGAACGGTGACAGTGCTGACGGTACTGATCGCCTTGCTGGCCGCCTACGGGTTCAGCCGCTTCAACTTCCGCGGCAAGGGCAGCCTGAACACACTCATCATCAGCACGCAGACGATTCCGCCGATCACACTTTTGATCCCCTTCTTCGGGCTTGTCGTCTCATACGGTATCTTCGATACCTACGTCGCACTGATCCTGACCTACCTGGTGTTTACGCTGCCCTACGCGATCCTGCTGATGACGGGATATCTGAACACCTTGCCCCGCGATCTCGATGAAGCCGTGGCTGTCGATGGCGGCACCAGTTGGACAGCGCTTTGGCGGGTGGTCGTCCCGATTTCATTGCCTGGTATCGTGGCGACGTCGGTCTACACCTTCCTTCTGTGCTGGAACGAATTTCTCTTTGCGCTCACGCTGACGAAGTCGACTTCGATGCGCACCGTCCCGATCGGCATCCAGCTGTTGATGGGGCAGCACGCCTTCGAATGGAACCAGATGATGGCGATGAGCGTGCTCGGCTCGCTACCGCTCTTGATCATCTACCTCGTTGCCCAGAGGTACTTCCTCGCCGGCATGACCGCGGGCTCGGTCAAATAG
- a CDS encoding alpha/beta hydrolase: MSAGPTILLRDDAALRVFDTGQGRVPVIFQHGLGGDAAQVAQNFPDSASYRRLTVECRAQGGSGAGSKRPFSIAMFADDVLAAADAAGLDRFVAGGISMGAAIALHLAARHPDRVHGLVLVRPAWAFDAAPQNMRPYVEVAELIRRLPLAAARDAFASSATSARFRSEAPDNLASLLGFFARENATVFAEVMQAIAADGPGVTRAEAARLAIPTLVIGSGIDLVHPLATARDLAETIPDAAFAEVMPKASDKDRHFAEIRAAIGGFLDRHFNNQEQS; the protein is encoded by the coding sequence ATGAGTGCGGGGCCAACGATCCTGCTGCGCGATGATGCCGCCCTTCGTGTCTTCGACACCGGTCAGGGCAGGGTTCCCGTTATCTTCCAGCATGGTCTCGGCGGCGATGCCGCCCAGGTGGCGCAGAATTTTCCAGACAGCGCGTCATACCGCCGGCTGACGGTGGAATGCCGCGCGCAGGGCGGTTCCGGTGCCGGCAGCAAGCGTCCGTTTTCGATTGCGATGTTCGCCGACGACGTGCTGGCCGCCGCCGATGCGGCCGGCCTCGACCGCTTCGTTGCCGGCGGCATTTCCATGGGCGCGGCGATCGCGCTGCACCTCGCGGCTCGCCACCCGGACCGTGTGCATGGTTTGGTGCTGGTGCGCCCTGCCTGGGCCTTCGATGCAGCGCCGCAGAACATGCGCCCCTATGTCGAAGTGGCCGAACTCATCCGCCGGCTTCCGCTGGCTGCGGCGCGCGACGCCTTCGCTTCGTCCGCGACATCAGCCCGCTTTCGCAGCGAAGCGCCGGACAATCTCGCCTCGCTGCTCGGTTTCTTCGCGCGTGAAAACGCCACCGTCTTCGCCGAGGTGATGCAGGCGATCGCAGCCGACGGACCCGGCGTGACGCGGGCGGAAGCTGCCCGCCTCGCAATACCCACGCTGGTCATCGGCAGCGGCATCGATCTCGTCCATCCCCTGGCGACCGCGCGCGACCTGGCCGAGACCATCCCCGACGCCGCCTTCGCCGAGGTGATGCCGAAAGCCTCAGACAAGGATCGTCATTTCGCCGAAATCCGCGCCGCCATCGGCGGCTTTCTCGACAGACATTTCAACAATCAGGAACAATCATGA
- a CDS encoding class I fructose-bisphosphate aldolase — MSLGTKVRLARLFSHPSGNLFGGAVDHFVGYGDVRKGGLADLPGALARVMMGKPDYVSIQPGTARHLWPQYAGKAALVIQAGCFTPDDRISELIATPEDAVRAGADALAVAIPVRGATEGKYIRWLTDSVNAAARYGMPVVAHIYPRDFTDGAKIVFTPDEIAYAARIGYESGVDVIKIGYTGDFESFRETVRTCPVPVVIAGGPKTDTLLGALQQTADAIRAGARGAVVGRNLWGHGDPEKAAIAFRGVIHDGLSAQDALAKAGA; from the coding sequence ATGAGCCTCGGAACCAAGGTGCGCCTGGCGCGCCTCTTCTCACATCCATCGGGAAACCTTTTTGGCGGCGCGGTCGACCACTTTGTCGGCTATGGCGACGTGCGCAAAGGAGGTCTTGCCGACCTGCCGGGCGCGCTGGCACGCGTCATGATGGGCAAACCCGACTACGTCAGCATCCAACCTGGCACCGCGCGCCATCTGTGGCCGCAATACGCGGGCAAGGCTGCCCTTGTGATCCAGGCCGGCTGCTTCACTCCGGACGATCGCATCAGTGAACTGATTGCAACGCCCGAGGATGCGGTGCGCGCTGGCGCCGATGCGTTGGCCGTGGCCATTCCGGTGCGTGGCGCGACCGAGGGCAAATACATACGCTGGCTGACCGATTCGGTAAATGCGGCGGCCCGTTACGGCATGCCAGTGGTGGCGCACATCTACCCTCGCGATTTCACCGACGGCGCAAAAATCGTCTTCACCCCCGACGAGATCGCCTATGCGGCACGCATCGGCTACGAGTCCGGCGTCGACGTGATCAAGATCGGCTACACGGGCGATTTCGAGTCGTTTCGAGAGACCGTTCGGACCTGCCCGGTGCCGGTTGTGATCGCGGGTGGGCCGAAGACCGACACGCTGCTCGGCGCCCTTCAGCAGACGGCGGACGCCATCCGTGCCGGCGCGCGCGGTGCCGTGGTGGGCCGCAATCTCTGGGGGCATGGCGATCCGGAAAAGGCAGCGATCGCCTTTCGGGGCGTTATCCATGACGGCCTTTCGGCGCAAGACGCCTTGGCGAAGGCGGGTGCCTGA
- a CDS encoding sugar phosphate isomerase/epimerase, protein MNVKDLKVGCQTFTWEMLGDRFTGGPDDLLKAIADGGYSGIEITDTMIGRYADRPSEFAAALKSSGLTLVSFAFGSDSGFTLKEEIGADLEAAKRWIDFASTFPGALVSMGSATVVSDGPRDDKFAIAAEVYNKAGELGRKAGVQVAVHPSSHHNTLLFDRADYDKIFALLDPDLVGWVPDTGHILRGHKDMPDTLRTYRNRIRYIHLKDVDAKGTWAMLGQGVCDTPAVIEIASTAPHFNGWLVLEEESDTAAADPAGAVKTNRQTMRSYGA, encoded by the coding sequence ATGAACGTGAAAGACCTCAAAGTCGGCTGCCAGACCTTTACCTGGGAAATGCTCGGCGACCGTTTTACCGGCGGCCCCGACGATCTGTTGAAGGCCATCGCCGATGGCGGCTATTCCGGCATCGAGATCACCGACACCATGATCGGCCGCTACGCCGACCGGCCGTCGGAGTTCGCCGCCGCGCTGAAGTCGTCCGGACTGACGCTCGTTTCCTTCGCCTTCGGCTCGGACAGCGGTTTTACGCTCAAGGAGGAGATCGGCGCCGACCTCGAGGCGGCGAAGCGCTGGATCGATTTCGCTTCCACCTTTCCCGGCGCGCTGGTGTCGATGGGCTCGGCGACCGTGGTGTCCGACGGGCCGCGCGACGACAAGTTCGCCATCGCCGCCGAGGTTTACAACAAGGCCGGCGAGCTTGGTCGCAAGGCCGGCGTCCAGGTGGCGGTGCACCCGAGCTCGCACCACAACACGCTGCTGTTCGACCGCGCTGATTACGACAAGATCTTTGCCTTGCTCGACCCCGATCTGGTCGGTTGGGTGCCGGATACCGGCCACATCTTGCGCGGCCATAAGGACATGCCCGACACGCTGCGCACTTATCGCAACCGCATCCGCTACATCCATTTGAAGGATGTCGATGCCAAAGGCACTTGGGCGATGCTCGGCCAAGGCGTCTGCGACACGCCGGCGGTTATCGAGATCGCAAGCACTGCGCCACACTTCAACGGCTGGCTGGTGCTTGAAGAGGAATCCGACACGGCCGCCGCCGATCCCGCTGGCGCGGTCAAGACCAACCGCCAGACAATGCGCAGCTACGGCGCCTGA
- a CDS encoding sugar ABC transporter substrate-binding protein yields the protein MTFRIKPAMLKIAAAAWLLGATAAMADTTLEFTQWWEPELPAGSLRKIMDDFEAANPGIKVTLVSGPYATTRDQISVGAATGTLSDVVGLDGAWVNNLNAQGALADMNPMMDASKFDKAQVADIIKVDGKAVMFPVASFVYPVFVNLDLAAQAGVTKLPSTRAEFLEAAKKMTHADKNQYGWVLPLSLQTPSGVQNDMMSWVWASGQSMMANGKPDLEGKPVVDMLTFVKSLNDAGTISPGIATKTEQEKVEEFVNDRVGMMIDSLAHVNLIRKRNPKLNFDLIPVPVVDNYTGKRGLPYASWGIGISAASKHQEEAWKLVQYLMSEKVNAKLVSLANAFPGNVNAKPDFVTSDKAFAKAFEIFKTGYLANEFTGLPVAEDLMTQFDVQAQKMLAGEQSPEQAAAAAQKGWMAKF from the coding sequence ATGACGTTTCGGATAAAGCCCGCGATGCTGAAAATAGCCGCGGCCGCATGGTTGCTTGGCGCAACCGCCGCCATGGCAGACACGACGCTGGAATTCACCCAATGGTGGGAGCCTGAGCTGCCCGCAGGCTCCTTGCGGAAAATCATGGACGATTTCGAGGCCGCGAATCCCGGCATCAAGGTGACGCTGGTCAGCGGTCCCTATGCGACCACGCGAGACCAGATCTCGGTTGGTGCTGCAACCGGAACGCTCAGCGACGTCGTCGGTCTCGACGGCGCCTGGGTGAACAATCTGAACGCGCAGGGTGCGCTGGCCGACATGAACCCGATGATGGATGCGAGCAAGTTCGACAAAGCCCAAGTCGCGGATATCATCAAGGTGGACGGCAAGGCGGTGATGTTTCCCGTGGCTTCCTTCGTCTATCCTGTCTTCGTCAATCTGGACCTCGCCGCCCAGGCAGGCGTGACCAAGCTGCCGTCGACCCGTGCGGAGTTTCTCGAAGCCGCCAAGAAGATGACCCACGCCGACAAGAACCAGTATGGCTGGGTGCTGCCGCTGTCGCTGCAAACGCCATCCGGCGTCCAGAACGACATGATGTCGTGGGTTTGGGCTTCGGGCCAGTCGATGATGGCGAACGGCAAGCCGGACCTTGAGGGCAAACCGGTGGTGGATATGCTCACCTTCGTCAAATCACTGAACGACGCCGGCACCATCTCGCCCGGCATCGCCACCAAGACCGAACAGGAAAAGGTCGAGGAATTCGTCAACGATCGCGTCGGGATGATGATCGACTCGCTCGCGCATGTGAACCTCATCCGCAAGCGCAATCCCAAGCTGAACTTCGACCTCATCCCGGTCCCGGTCGTGGACAACTATACCGGCAAGCGCGGCCTTCCCTATGCATCCTGGGGCATCGGCATTTCTGCTGCCTCGAAACATCAGGAAGAGGCCTGGAAACTCGTCCAATATCTGATGAGTGAAAAGGTGAACGCCAAGCTCGTGTCGCTTGCAAACGCCTTCCCGGGAAACGTCAATGCCAAGCCCGATTTCGTGACCTCTGACAAGGCTTTCGCCAAGGCTTTTGAAATCTTCAAGACCGGCTATCTCGCCAATGAGTTCACCGGCCTGCCGGTGGCTGAAGACCTGATGACCCAGTTCGACGTGCAAGCCCAGAAGATGCTCGCCGGCGAGCAGTCTCCGGAACAAGCCGCCGCCGCCGCTCAGAAGGGCTGGATGGCGAAATTCTGA
- a CDS encoding Gfo/Idh/MocA family oxidoreductase, producing MIKKQDRRLRVGVLGCGPIAQFAHLQSCTKAANADLYAICDAAPDLLARMGATYEPQKMYADYDAMLADPELEAVIVATSDAYHVPMSIKALDAGKHVLCEKPIGTSVEEGEALAAAVKRSGKVLQVGHMKRFDPALEAARDFVRDEIGEVLALKAWYCDSTHRYTNTDAIQPLPVTSKLARKPSGNPKADLRQYFMLAHGSHLVDTARFLCGDITAVRARLNERFGAYCWFVETEFASGALGHLDLTVAVRMDWHEGFQLYGENGSVIAKTFNPWYFRASEVDIFHEKDATSRKPLGADGHFFRRQLEGLADTVLNGTPMRGANVEDGIASIRAMVAIARSVETGERVELTSVSGAV from the coding sequence ATGATCAAGAAACAAGACAGACGCCTCAGGGTCGGCGTGCTCGGCTGCGGCCCCATCGCGCAGTTCGCGCATCTGCAATCCTGCACCAAGGCCGCCAATGCCGATCTCTACGCCATCTGCGATGCAGCGCCCGATCTGCTCGCCCGCATGGGCGCCACCTACGAACCGCAAAAGATGTATGCCGACTACGACGCCATGCTCGCCGATCCTGAGCTGGAAGCGGTGATCGTCGCCACCTCGGATGCCTATCATGTGCCGATGTCGATCAAGGCGCTCGACGCCGGCAAGCATGTTCTCTGCGAAAAGCCGATCGGCACCTCTGTCGAGGAAGGCGAGGCGCTGGCCGCGGCGGTGAAACGCTCCGGCAAGGTGCTGCAGGTCGGCCACATGAAGCGCTTCGATCCGGCGCTGGAAGCCGCCCGCGATTTCGTCCGCGACGAGATAGGCGAGGTGCTGGCGCTGAAGGCCTGGTATTGCGATTCCACGCACCGTTACACCAACACCGACGCCATCCAGCCGCTGCCCGTCACCAGCAAGCTGGCGAGAAAGCCTTCGGGCAATCCAAAAGCAGACCTGCGGCAGTATTTCATGCTGGCGCACGGCTCGCATCTCGTCGACACGGCGCGTTTCCTGTGCGGAGACATCACAGCGGTTCGCGCGCGCCTCAACGAACGCTTCGGCGCCTATTGCTGGTTCGTCGAGACCGAGTTCGCCAGCGGCGCGCTCGGCCATCTCGATCTGACCGTCGCTGTGCGCATGGACTGGCACGAAGGCTTCCAGCTCTATGGCGAGAACGGTTCGGTCATCGCAAAAACCTTCAACCCATGGTATTTCCGTGCCAGCGAAGTCGACATCTTCCACGAGAAGGACGCGACCTCGCGCAAACCGCTCGGGGCCGACGGCCATTTCTTCCGCCGCCAGTTGGAAGGCCTTGCCGACACGGTGCTGAACGGCACGCCGATGCGCGGCGCCAATGTCGAGGACGGCATCGCGTCGATCCGCGCCATGGTCGCGATTGCCCGCTCCGTCGAGACCGGTGAGCGTGTTGAGCTAACCTCGGTTTCGGGTGCGGTCTGA
- a CDS encoding sugar ABC transporter permease has product MTRQKRSHHKLKRAVAPYLYLSPSLLIIGLLMLLPMVTVIAYSFQNSAVLRRDPSFAGLKHYQAIFNDPVFWASLWHTLYFTCMSVIFHMTIGMIFALMLNSDRINPMLRNILRVLYILPWLFTAVIIAVIWRLLLEPNGVVNSILLQLGIIGSKVEWFSSPETALHAVTFANIWAGYPLFMVSLLAGLQGIPKDFYEAADIDGAKAYQKLIFITIPQLMPIIISISLLDFIWTMQVFPLIWITTGGGPIYSTEVLSTYTYKLAFSSYNLSQASASAVVILLISLGLTLFYIRYQKAR; this is encoded by the coding sequence ATGACCCGGCAAAAGCGCTCCCACCACAAGCTGAAACGAGCGGTCGCACCCTACCTCTATCTGTCGCCCTCGCTGCTCATCATCGGCCTTCTGATGCTGCTGCCGATGGTGACGGTGATTGCCTACTCGTTCCAGAACAGCGCGGTGCTGCGTCGCGACCCGTCCTTTGCCGGGCTGAAACACTACCAGGCGATCTTCAACGATCCGGTGTTCTGGGCTTCGCTGTGGCACACGCTCTACTTCACTTGCATGAGTGTCATTTTCCACATGACCATCGGCATGATCTTCGCGCTCATGCTGAACAGCGACCGCATCAATCCGATGCTGCGCAATATTCTGCGCGTGCTCTACATCCTGCCCTGGCTGTTCACCGCGGTGATCATCGCGGTGATCTGGCGCTTGCTGCTCGAGCCGAACGGCGTCGTGAACAGCATTCTCCTGCAATTGGGCATCATCGGTTCCAAGGTTGAATGGTTTTCCTCGCCTGAGACCGCGCTGCACGCCGTTACCTTCGCCAATATCTGGGCGGGCTATCCGCTCTTCATGGTCAGCCTGCTCGCGGGTTTGCAGGGCATTCCCAAGGATTTCTACGAGGCCGCCGATATCGACGGGGCGAAAGCCTACCAGAAGCTGATCTTCATCACCATTCCACAGCTGATGCCGATCATCATCAGCATCTCGCTGCTCGACTTCATCTGGACCATGCAGGTCTTCCCATTGATCTGGATAACGACGGGCGGTGGCCCGATCTACTCGACCGAGGTTCTCAGCACCTACACCTACAAGCTGGCGTTTTCGAGCTACAACCTGTCGCAGGCTTCGGCGAGTGCCGTGGTCATCTTGTTGATCTCTCTCGGCCTGACGCTGTTCTACATCCGCTATCAAAAGGCTCGGTAG